The segment TACAGCTGGACCTTAGAAAATTTGATGAAGACATCAAAAGCGAAGCGATCTTAAATCGGGTGCGGGCTGATTACATGAGTGGAGAAATGAGTGGCGTCGAAGGTACTCCGACCTTTTTTATCAATGACGTGAAGTACGTCGGACCATCTCAATTTGACGAAATGAAGCGCTTTATCGAAGGCATTATTGATCAGCCGTCGTTGATTGTTTAACAGAGCTCTGAGCAAAGCAAATTGATTGCTCGACCCTGACCTTTTGCAGACTTTCCTTGCCGAATTCCACATTTTAAGCTGGGATATGTAAAAGGGGACTACAATTATGAAAGCAAAATTACCACTCATTGCACGTATCATCTTTGGCTTTATCTTTTTCGCTTCCGGTTTGATGGGGTTGATCATGACCATCAAGGGGACACCTCCGCCAGAAGGTCTTCCTGAGAAGCTCGTTGCCTTTAATACGGGGTTGGCTGCAACCGGCTACTTTATGTATTTGCTAAAAATCACTGAGACTGTTTGCGGGTTGTTAATTTTAACCGGAAACTTTGTGCCGCTTGCGCTCGTTGTTATTGCGCCGGTGACTTTGAACATTTTTATGGTTCATGCGTTTATGGCTCCAAGCGGATTGCCACTCGCGCTCATCTTGGGCTTGTTACAGATCTATTTGGCGTTCTTTGCTCCGCCGTACGCTCCTGTGATTAAACAACTCTTCCGTCGTAAATAAGTATTATATCATTTCATGGGAGGGCTCCTCTCATGAAACGATTAAAAGAAGTTATTAAATCCAGCTTTCTGGCTGGGATTGGCGTGATCCTTCCTCTGGTATTAATGGTTTTTCTTTTAGAGAAACTTACAACCATGACCGGAAAGATCACGTCGCCACTTGCAGAGTCTATTTTCCCACAACATTTTTATCTACGAAACTTTGCCGCTGAGTTTGTGACTTTTCTGTTGCTGCTGTTTTTCGCATTTCTCTTGGGAGTTGTGGCAAATACCCGGTTTGGCCTATGGTTCGGTGACTGGGTTGAATCACGCACGCTGATGCACTTACCGATCTATCGCACGCTCAAAGAATTTTCTAAAAGGCTTGTTCCGAAAGAGAATAATGTTTTATTTGAGCCTGCTCTTCTTACCAGGAAAGATGAGATGCCGACGTTGGTTTTTATTGTGGAGCATTTGCCGCACGGACAGGTGGTGATTTTTACTCCTTCGGCTCCGGCGGCTTTCACAGGGAGTATTCAGATCGACTTAAGGACGGATGTTGAAGTTCTGCATGTTCCCGTGATGGACGTCATCAAAGCTTATTCGTATTGGGGAGTGGGAACCGCGAAGATATTGGAAAAGAGCATGTATTTCCATCGCCCCTTACCCAGTAATCTTCGCGAGCGGTCGTTTGATAGATAAACGCGACCGTCCCTATTCTGATTACTGATTCGGCTGTTGTTGTGGTTCTGCAGGTTTTGCTTGGGGTGCAGGAACCTCGTTAGATTGCGGAGCTGCCACGGCACCAGAACGGTCGCCTGGCACCTGTGATCCAACATCAGGGGCTGTTGCGCCTGGACGATTGGATTCATACGGATTGAGCTTTTCGTGGCTGCTCGCCATAAAATAAACGACAACAGCTGCTGCGACGGCAAAGAAAAGTGCAAGATAAAGAATTCCTGCAACACTTCGTTCTTTTTTCGGACTATGCCCGGTACCGGTTGTTTCACTCACGGATGCCATAAACACTCCTTTTCAAAGGTTATCTATAGCTGCCTATTATAACCGGTCCGCCACCCATCATTTATGAAGATCTCCCGAAATACCTTCGCTTTTTCTTCAAGTGCCAGGTCCTGTTTCTTGTTACAGGATGTCAGAATCTCCGAGGATCGGACTATTATCTATGCGATTTTTTTTCGAAGTAAAAAACTGACGTTTTAAACCAAATCTAAAAGCTTCAATTTTTTCTGGGTTTGGAGCTGTGTTGAGCCAATTTAGTGTTCCAATTTGATCAAATGCCAATGTGGTATCTTCGCAAACAGGAATGAGTAGTTTAGATAATTTTAATTTTCCATGAAGAGTGCTGTATGGGTAAGCCTCAACTCTTTCACATATGCCCGCGCTTACGGGATTGCGATAGTTATACTTATACGCATTCAAGAAATAGTTTGGATGTTGCAAAATGCATTTGTAGTGGCGTCCGGCGAAAGTCTCGTTGATTCTATTGCCCGCACGAGTCAGTTTACGGCTTGTTCGTGTCATAAACTGATGCATGCACTGACTGATATTCGCATCTGGAGTAGAGGCTATCAGATGATAGTGATTACTCATTAAAACAAAACTATGAATACGTAAGTTGTGTTCATGAGAGGTTCTGGTCAACTCCTGGCAGAATATTTCCCAGGCGGTCGGCATAGGCAGGTTGAACCATTCCCGATTAATACAACGGGCGCTGATATTGTACGGAAACTCTGACTGAAGAATTGCTTTGGCTCTAGGCATGTCCAGGATAACTGCAAGCCTCGAGCCTGCCTCGGGTGCGGTTATCCTGGCTTTGATGTGGCGGCGCGTCCGGAAAGAGGACCTGGCACCTTAAAAGACGGATTTAAGGTATTCAGCAAAGGCTGGGAAGTTCATGGCGCCGCAGTGTCCGCCGAATGGGAAGATCACCGCGCGGTCGCCAAACTTGCTGCGGATCCAATCGATGTCACCAGACTTTAAGATAAAGTCGTCAGCCGTGTGAACAATGAAAAGGTTCTTGTGAGTTTGTACGTACTCACCGAATTGGTAGAAGCTGGATTCTTTATTCATCTTATCGATGCTGTAGCCAGAGCCTTTTTGTTTTTTCACCTGCGGATAAAGGAACTGACTCATGTACTGTTTAAATGAGAACTGGCGAGCTTCATCGTAGCGAGCGTTGCGATGATAGCGAGTCACCGGCATCTTCAGAATTTTCAAATCGTGAATCTGCTGGCTCGCGAAGATCACATCGCGCAGACTGTCGCGGAAGCTGCCGCCGATAAGATAAGCAAGATCCTTGCTGTCAAAGCCCAGTTCGCCAAAGGCTTGCTGTAAAAGATTTGGATCGGTGAAGTCAGCGTGTGCGCTCAGGTACTTGCCGCCAACGTCAATCACGCGGTTAAAAACGAATAGCTTGCGATTGTCACTGAGTGTGTTGCCGATATTATAGAGGTTATCCAGCGAGTTCACGGCTTGCATCAGATCCATTGGTGGATCGATCATCAAAACGCGCTCAAAGTTGAAAGCTTTTTCTGTTTGATCCAAGCGATGCATAAAGACCGCCTGCAAAGCACCGAGTGAGTAGCCCACGAGTGAGTAAGAGCGCGGCTGGATTTTCTTCTCAGTTTGAAGTTTCGAGTTCACAGCGCGAAGAGCTTTATAAAGATCTTGCGAATCAGCCGGCGTAAATCCTGGAAGGCCCGTTTTACTTGCCGAAAGTGCGAATCTCCAAGAGAAACCGTCGTCAACAGTCACAGTTTGATAGCCGAGGTCATAGAGCTGCTCTGCTAAAAATAGAGCGCCCGCAGATTCAGCCACGCCACCGGTTCCAGGAACAATGAAAACGAGCGGTGCTGTGGCATCTTTCTGAACTCGGTACGTGAATTTCAAATCAGAGTCTTTTTCAAAGAGGAACGTCTGACGTCGTTCAGGTATTAAGCTGATCGTTGCACGTTTTGAGCGATCGTCTTTAGGGGATGCGAGTGTTTGAGTGACAGTCATTGCAAGGGGATTTGCAAGAACAGCGTTAGGTTGTAAAACCGCCGGGGTGGCAGAGGCAAAGAGAGGAAAGAACATGCTAGAGACAGTGACAAGAGCAAGTAAGCGCATGGGAACTCCGATTCGAATAATGTGCGAGTTTTAGTCCCATTTTAGAGAGTTCGCAAGAGGCAGCCTGCAGACTAAGTAGTCCTTACAAGCGGAAGTTCCAGAGTGGGTATTGCAGACCACAAACGAGCGCTTACACTAGCGAGGTTTCCCTCACGATCGTCAGGCCCATCTTTACCAAAGCTTGAGGTCACCTAGGATTTTCTTGGTGGTCTCTTTCGCGCGGAGGCCTCCGTAGGATTTGCTTTTGGTGGGCTTAAGGTCGCGGAAGTTCGTAACGACGATATATTCGAGGCCATCCTTTTCAAGGTGGGCGACAAACCAGCCAAGTGCGAGCTTGTGGCTCTTGTCATAGAAGCTCGAACCGGTCTTTCCGTTTAGCTTAAAACCATCAGGCGAGGTTTCCAGGTAAGTAATATCCTGAGTAAGCTTCATCGAGCGGGGAGAAGCCGAAAGGCTGTTCGTCCACAGTTTCTTCATAAAGTCGACTTGCTCATAAGCTGTGATCTTTAAAGCCGGGCCTTTGGCGTTCGGGGCCACCAGCCAGGCCTGGGTGATACCGGCTTTGAGGTCCTTGTTTCCATAGTTGAAGCTATTGAGATAAGCTTGAAGTTTTTCCTCGCCGATCTTTGGGGTCAGCCTTTGCGAGAACCAAACGATGGAGTCCCTCATCCAGCTCTTGGCATCCTGATCATGATTGGCTTCGGGGCGGACGTCTTTTTTACCATCCCATTTCAGCACTTCGGTTTCGTCTTTCAGGGCGCCGGAGTCGAAGGCCATTACCGCCAGTGGTACCTTGAACGTTGAAGCTGCCGGATAGTCCACACGACAGTTTTCCTCGCCGATGACTTTCTCAAAGGTGTTGGTTTTCATATTATAAAGCAGAAAACACCCGGCGGCGTTTTCGAAGTAGTCTTTGGCATCAAGAGTTTTCGGTTTTAGTGGAGCTGCGAAAGCAAAGCCGACAAAAAGAGACATCACTGCGAGACATTTGACCAAACTTGTTTTCATAGATCCTTTCCTAATCTTTCTTATAACATATTGAGCATGCACAAAGACATGCGATGGTTTCAAGTGACGATTCTAATTCTAGTCCTTTTAGTCCTGGCATGACCAAGCCTAACCCATTGAAGTCGCTAGCTTTCTGTCCTTCAAAAAACCTTACTTGCAAAATATTACACCTTATGGTGTAATATTAATATGGACCAGTTATCAGATGTACTGACTGCTATTTCTCATCCCACGCGAAGAGCGATCCTTGATCAGCTTTCGAATGGGCCTGCACGCTTTCTCGACATTGCAGAGCCTTACGATACGGCTCTGAACTCGGTGACGAAGCATTTAAAACTCCTCGAGCGGGCGGGACTGATTGAGCGCGAAAAGCAAGGGCGCGAAGTGATGATCTCGCTCCGGGCTGAACCGCTCAAGCAAGTGGCGGGCTGGGTGCATGAGTACGAGCGGTTCTGGAATAAGAAACTTGATCAGTTTGAACAGCATTTTAAAGATAAGAAAGCAAAGAAGGAGAAGAAGAAATGAAAAATGCAAAGACCATGGCATTGAGCTTTGAACGCACCATCGCGGCCTCTCCCAATGAAGTTTATGACGGCTGGCTCAATCCAAAAGTTCCGGGCACTCCTTGGCACGAATACGACGATTTGATTCTCAATGTGAAAAAGAACGGCCTGTATTACTGGCTTACCAACGGCAATGTTCACTATGGCCGCTTTCTCGAACTCAAACGCGGTAAAAAAATCAGACTCACATGGATGTCACGATATACTCTCGGCGAAGAATCCACAGTGACTTTGACATTTAAAAAAGTGAGCGAGGGCACGCTGATGACGCTCACACACTCTGATCTGCCAAAAGACGAGAAGGCAAAGGCGCACGAAGGCGGCTGGAACTACTTCATGGATCGCATTGTTGAGCACTATGCAAAAAAGAATTTACGTCGGAAAAATTAGAGAGGGGTAAAAATCATGAGCACTTCGAAACTAGACTTCAAGTTTGAAAGAGTCATTCCTGCTTCGCCCGAGGAAGTCTTTGATGCTTGGTTAAATCCAGAGACACCGGGGACTCCTTGGAACGAGAGCGATAAGTTAATACTCAACCCTCAATTGGATGGACTCTGGTATTGGAATTTCAAAGGCAAATCCTTATATGGCCGCTTTGTTGAGCTACACAGGCCGATGCGAATGCAATATACATGGGTTTCACCGAACACTTTAGGATTAGAATCCATCGTAACCCTGACCTTCCAAAGAAGAGGCGAGGATACACTGATGACTTTAGTGCATTCGGATCTTCCTGATCATGAACTTGCAAAGGGGCATGAGAACGGATGGGGCTATTTCTTGGATAGATTTCCG is part of the Bdellovibrionales bacterium genome and harbors:
- a CDS encoding winged helix-turn-helix transcriptional regulator → MDQLSDVLTAISHPTRRAILDQLSNGPARFLDIAEPYDTALNSVTKHLKLLERAGLIEREKQGREVMISLRAEPLKQVAGWVHEYERFWNKKLDQFEQHFKDKKAKKEKKK
- a CDS encoding class D beta-lactamase translates to MKTSLVKCLAVMSLFVGFAFAAPLKPKTLDAKDYFENAAGCFLLYNMKTNTFEKVIGEENCRVDYPAASTFKVPLAVMAFDSGALKDETEVLKWDGKKDVRPEANHDQDAKSWMRDSIVWFSQRLTPKIGEEKLQAYLNSFNYGNKDLKAGITQAWLVAPNAKGPALKITAYEQVDFMKKLWTNSLSASPRSMKLTQDITYLETSPDGFKLNGKTGSSFYDKSHKLALGWFVAHLEKDGLEYIVVTNFRDLKPTKSKSYGGLRAKETTKKILGDLKLW
- a CDS encoding SRPBCC domain-containing protein, which codes for MKNAKTMALSFERTIAASPNEVYDGWLNPKVPGTPWHEYDDLILNVKKNGLYYWLTNGNVHYGRFLELKRGKKIRLTWMSRYTLGEESTVTLTFKKVSEGTLMTLTHSDLPKDEKAKAHEGGWNYFMDRIVEHYAKKNLRRKN
- a CDS encoding DoxX family protein, which produces MKAKLPLIARIIFGFIFFASGLMGLIMTIKGTPPPEGLPEKLVAFNTGLAATGYFMYLLKITETVCGLLILTGNFVPLALVVIAPVTLNIFMVHAFMAPSGLPLALILGLLQIYLAFFAPPYAPVIKQLFRRK
- a CDS encoding DUF502 domain-containing protein, whose protein sequence is MKRLKEVIKSSFLAGIGVILPLVLMVFLLEKLTTMTGKITSPLAESIFPQHFYLRNFAAEFVTFLLLLFFAFLLGVVANTRFGLWFGDWVESRTLMHLPIYRTLKEFSKRLVPKENNVLFEPALLTRKDEMPTLVFIVEHLPHGQVVIFTPSAPAAFTGSIQIDLRTDVEVLHVPVMDVIKAYSYWGVGTAKILEKSMYFHRPLPSNLRERSFDR
- a CDS encoding SRPBCC domain-containing protein; the protein is MSTSKLDFKFERVIPASPEEVFDAWLNPETPGTPWNESDKLILNPQLDGLWYWNFKGKSLYGRFVELHRPMRMQYTWVSPNTLGLESIVTLTFQRRGEDTLMTLVHSDLPDHELAKGHENGWGYFLDRFPAQFAKR
- a CDS encoding transposase, with translation MPRAKAILQSEFPYNISARCINREWFNLPMPTAWEIFCQELTRTSHEHNLRIHSFVLMSNHYHLIASTPDANISQCMHQFMTRTSRKLTRAGNRINETFAGRHYKCILQHPNYFLNAYKYNYRNPVSAGICERVEAYPYSTLHGKLKLSKLLIPVCEDTTLAFDQIGTLNWLNTAPNPEKIEAFRFGLKRQFFTSKKNRIDNSPILGDSDIL